The genomic window CTAGATTGCCGGCAACCAGACCGGAGACTGACCCATGCGCCGCCGTTCGCTTCTTGCGCTGCCCCTGCTTGCCACCCCCGCCATCGCCAGCGCCCAGGCCGCCTGGCCCAGCCGCCCCATCACGCTGATCGGCGGCTTCCCGAACGGCTCGGGCGTGGACATCTACCAGCGCCGCCTGGCCGAGCCGCTGAGCCGCGCGCTGGGCCAGCCCATCGTGGTGGACAACCGGACCGGGGCGGGCGGCAATATCGGCTCCGACCATGTCGCGAAGTCGCGGCCCGATGGCTACACCTTCTACTTCGGCACGGCCGGCACCCATGCCATCAATGCCAGCCTCTACCGCAGCCTGCCCTTCGACGTGGTGCGGGACTTCACGCCCATCGCGCATCTGGGCGATGTGCCGAACCTCATGCTGGTCAGCGCCGAGCGCCGGCCGCAATTCACCGATTGCGCGACGGTGCTGGCCGCGGCCCGCGCCAATCCGGGCCGGCTGAACTTCTCCAGCACGGGCAATGGCGCCTCCACCCACCTGGCCGGCGCGCAGTTCAACGCGGCGGCGGGCGTGGACATCACCCATGTGCCCTTCCGCGGCCAGCCGGGTGCGGCGCTGGCGCTGCTGAGCGGCGATGTGGACCTGTTCTTCAACCAGTCGGGCCCCGGCATCGGCATGGTGCGCCAGGGCCAGGCCCGCGCGCTGGCCGTGACCACCGCCGAGCGCCTGCCCAGCCTGCCGGACGTGCCCACGGTGGCCGAGGCCTGCAACCTGCCCGGCTTCGTCAGCACCACCTGGTATGGGCTGTTCGGCCCCGCCAACCTGCCGGCCCCCATCCTGGAGCGCATGTCGGCCGAGGTGACGAAGATCCTGCAGACGCCGGAATTCCGCGCCTGGCTGATGGACACCCAGGGCATCACGCCCCCCACGGTCTTCACCCCCGCCGAATTCGCCGCCATCCAGCGCCAGGACATCGCGCGCTGGGGCGAGGTGGTGCGCGTCTCCGGCGCGCGGGTGGACTGACCGCCATGCGCCGCCGCGCCCTTCTGCTGGGTGGGGCGGCGCTTTCGCTGCCCGGTGCCGCGCCCGTGCCGCCCGTCCATCTGCACCGCCCCGCCGGATGGCGGCCGGGGGGCAGGGTGGTCGTGGTGGTGCATGGGGTGGGGCGCAACGCCGATGGCTACCGCGATGCCTGGGCGCCCCATGCCGAGGCGCATGGCTTCCTGCTGCTCTGCCCCGAATTCTCCCAAAGCGAGTTCCCCGGCGCCCGGCAATTCAGCCAGGGCAATGCCCGCGCACCCCGCGCGGAATGGCGCTTCGGCGCGCTGGAGGCGGCGGTGGACGCGGCGCTGGCCGCCGAGGGCGACACGCCTGGCCGGGACTTCGCCCTCTATGGCCATTCCGCCGGCGCGCAATTCGTCCATCGGCACCTGCTGCTGACCGGGGCGGCGCGGGCGCGGCGCGTCGTCATCGCCAATGCCGGCTGGTATTCCTTCCCCGACACCGGCACGCCCTTCCCGCACGGGTTGGGCGGCGTGCCGCTGGACCCCGCGTCGCTGCGCGCCGCCTTGGGCCGCGACGTGGTGATCCTGCTGGGCGAGGCCGACACCGACCCGCACCACCCCAGCCTGCGGCGTGACGCCATGACCGACCGGCAGGGGCTGAACCGGCTGGAGCGGGGCCGGAACTTCTACGCCGCCGCCCAGGCGCTGGCCGCATCCGAGGGCGTGCCCTTCGGCTGGCGCCTCATCACCGTGCCCGGGGTCGCGCATGTGAATGCGCGGATGGCCGTCGCCGCCGCGCCGCTGCTGGCTTGAGACGCGAAATTCCACTGGACGGCGCCTGACATGTCAGTGATACTCCACGCGTCATGTCGCTGCTCACGCCCATCGAGGCGCCGCCCTCGCTGACCGAACAGGCCGTCGCCGCCCTCCGGCGCGACATCCTTTCCACCCGCCTCGCCCCCGGTGAGACCATTTCCGAGGCCGCCGCCGCCCAACGCCTGGACATGGGCAAGGCGCCCATCCGCGCCGCCCTCGCGCGGCTGGCCGAGGATGGCCTCGTCCAGGCCGTGCCGCGCCGGGGCTGGATGGTCAGCCTCGTCACCATCCGCGACATCCATGAGGTGTTCGACCTGCGCCTGCTGCTGGAGCCCGAGGCCGCCCGCCGCGCCGCCGGCCGCGTGGACACGCAGATGCTGGCCCGCCTCGATGCCGTCTGCGCCGAGGGCTATGATTGCGGCGATGCCGAGAGCGCCATGTGCTACCTCGACGCCAACAAGCGCTTCCATGTCGCCATTGCGGAACTCTCGGGCAATGGCCGCCTCGCCCGGCAGCTCGACCGGATGCTGGACGAAAGCACGCGCATGCTGGTGCTGGGCCTGCGCCGGCGCGACCGCACCATGGAAATGGCGCATGAGCACCATGAGCTGGTGGAGCGCCTGGCGCTCGGCCAGGGCGAGGCCGCGGCCGCCCTCATGCACCAACAGGTCGCCGCCAGCCGCGAGATGGTGCTGGCGGCGCTGACGGCCCCCGATGCGATGACGGCGGTGTAGCCCCATGAACGTGATTCTGCCCCTCGACACCGCCCTCGACCGGATGCTGGCCGATGTGGCCGCCGCCGCCCGCGCGCCGCTGGCCCGCCGGCACCTCGCGGTCGCCGAGGCCCTGGCGCCGCACATGCGGGACCCGCGCCTGCTCTCGGGCCGCGACTGCCCCTGTAATCCGGACCGCTATGTGCGGCATCTGCTGCACGCCGACCCGGCCGGGGAATACGCTGTGGTGGCGTTGGTCTGGCGGCCCGGGCAGATGTCGCCCGTCCATGCCCACCGCACCTGGTGCGCGCTGGGCGTCCACCAGGGCGTGCTGAGCGAGCATTACTACACGCCGGGCGCCCCGCCCGTGCCGGATTCCGTGCATCTGCGCCGGGCGGGCGATGTGAGCCATGGCCCCGCCGACCCCGATCTGATCCATCGCTTGGCCAATTGCTCGGCGCAGGTGGCGGTGTCCATCCATGTCTATGGCGTGCCCTTCGAGGATTTCGGCGACCGGGTGAACCTCATCCTGGGCTGAATGCTGGACTTTTCGGGGTGCGCGGGCGCATGGTGATGTCCGCCTCGGGCCGCGCCGTGCCCAGCAGGCCATCCCCGGTAAGATAGTAAGATAGTAAGATGGTAAGGCGGCCAGCCCCGCGCCCCACGCGCCCAAGCCCCAACCCACGCCGCGGTTGACCGCGCGGCCCCCGCCGCGTCTCCTGGCCTTGTGACGCGCCGCCTCCGCCCGTGAACCTGCCGCCCAAAGCCCTGCTCGGCCTGCTCTTCGGCGCGGCCGCGGCCTTCATCTGGAGCGGCCATGCCGTCGTGGCCCGCAATGCGCTGGCGGGGCAGGGGCTGCACGCGCTGGACCTGCTCTTCTGCCGCTACATCCCGGGCGCGCTGCTGCTGGCGCCGCTGGCCTGGCGGGAGCGGCATGTGCTGGCGGCCCTCGGCCCCTGGAAGCTGCTGGCGCTGAGCGTCACCGGGGGTGCGGTGAACCTCAGCTTCTTCGTGACCGCCCTCTATTTCGCGCCGGCGAGCCATGGCGCCACCATCGCGCCCATGACGGGGCCGGTGGTCGCGGCGCTGGCCGCCTGGTGGCTGCTGCGCGAGCGCCCGACGGCCGGCCGTGCCGCGGCCCTCGGGGTCATGCTGCTGGGCGTGCTGCTGATCGGCTGGGACGGGCTGGGTTTGCATCCGGGCGCTTGGCGCGGCGACATATTGCTCGTGCTGGC from Roseococcus microcysteis includes these protein-coding regions:
- a CDS encoding DMT family transporter: MNLPPKALLGLLFGAAAAFIWSGHAVVARNALAGQGLHALDLLFCRYIPGALLLAPLAWRERHVLAALGPWKLLALSVTGGAVNLSFFVTALYFAPASHGATIAPMTGPVVAALAAWWLLRERPTAGRAAALGVMLLGVLLIGWDGLGLHPGAWRGDILLVLAGATWGLFTVLLRRWQVPAIPATAAVSVVSAPMVLPLFLAFRAEEFFAQPITLIAWMIVAQGLLLGVVSMFLFARCVETLGATRAGTISVLVPVMGLLMAAFFLAEPIGWFKAIGAGLAAGAMLVAVLFTGRRLG
- a CDS encoding alpha/beta hydrolase, producing the protein MRRRALLLGGAALSLPGAAPVPPVHLHRPAGWRPGGRVVVVVHGVGRNADGYRDAWAPHAEAHGFLLLCPEFSQSEFPGARQFSQGNARAPRAEWRFGALEAAVDAALAAEGDTPGRDFALYGHSAGAQFVHRHLLLTGAARARRVVIANAGWYSFPDTGTPFPHGLGGVPLDPASLRAALGRDVVILLGEADTDPHHPSLRRDAMTDRQGLNRLERGRNFYAAAQALAASEGVPFGWRLITVPGVAHVNARMAVAAAPLLA
- a CDS encoding Bug family tripartite tricarboxylate transporter substrate binding protein is translated as MRRRSLLALPLLATPAIASAQAAWPSRPITLIGGFPNGSGVDIYQRRLAEPLSRALGQPIVVDNRTGAGGNIGSDHVAKSRPDGYTFYFGTAGTHAINASLYRSLPFDVVRDFTPIAHLGDVPNLMLVSAERRPQFTDCATVLAAARANPGRLNFSSTGNGASTHLAGAQFNAAAGVDITHVPFRGQPGAALALLSGDVDLFFNQSGPGIGMVRQGQARALAVTTAERLPSLPDVPTVAEACNLPGFVSTTWYGLFGPANLPAPILERMSAEVTKILQTPEFRAWLMDTQGITPPTVFTPAEFAAIQRQDIARWGEVVRVSGARVD
- a CDS encoding GntR family transcriptional regulator; its protein translation is MSLLTPIEAPPSLTEQAVAALRRDILSTRLAPGETISEAAAAQRLDMGKAPIRAALARLAEDGLVQAVPRRGWMVSLVTIRDIHEVFDLRLLLEPEAARRAAGRVDTQMLARLDAVCAEGYDCGDAESAMCYLDANKRFHVAIAELSGNGRLARQLDRMLDESTRMLVLGLRRRDRTMEMAHEHHELVERLALGQGEAAAALMHQQVAASREMVLAALTAPDAMTAV
- a CDS encoding cysteine dioxygenase family protein; this encodes MNVILPLDTALDRMLADVAAAARAPLARRHLAVAEALAPHMRDPRLLSGRDCPCNPDRYVRHLLHADPAGEYAVVALVWRPGQMSPVHAHRTWCALGVHQGVLSEHYYTPGAPPVPDSVHLRRAGDVSHGPADPDLIHRLANCSAQVAVSIHVYGVPFEDFGDRVNLILG